The region TCCTCAGGGGTATCGAAACCCCCTTTGACCTCCAAGGTTCCCAAGGCGGCGAGCTGGAGGACCCCGGAGGCGTACCGACCCTCGAGGCCCAGGCCCCAGACCCCTTCCCGGTAGGCGAGGCCAAAACGGGCCTCCAGCCGGTTCTGTCCCCAGTCGTAGCCCAAGGCCGCGCTCCCTTCCAGGGGAGGGAAGGACCCTTGGGCGGCCAACTGAAGGCGCCGGGTGTCGGTGGCCGTGTAGCCCACCTGCAGGCCAAAGTCTCGCTCCCGGTAGCCGGCGTAAAGGGCCAGGTAAGGACCCTGAGGGTTGCGGCCGAGGCTTCCGCCAACCTCCAGTCCACCTTCCCGGAACCGGGCGGCCAGGCCCAGGACCAGCCCCCCCTGGGCCCCCACCGAGCCGCTTAGGGAGAGGGGTCCTCCCAGGGGGCGGTAGGCCAGGGTGTAAAGGAGGCCGTAGGTATTGGCCAGCCGGAAGGTGAGGCTTTGGGTGAAGGCTTCGTCAACGCGGTGGCTCAGGCTGGCGCTTCCCTGGAGGCTACCGGTCTCGTAGGCCACCTCGCCCTTAAACCCCAGGGGATCCTGGCTACGGGTGGCCCCTCCTAGGCGGAACCTGAGGCCTTCCAGGTACTCGAGCCTTCCCGTGAGGCTGAGCTCGCGGTTTTCCAGTTTCCCCTCGAGGCCCACCCCTGCCTGCACCGCCTCGGGGTCGGCCCGCCGGCGCACCACCCCGTAGGGAACCAGGGTGAGCCCGCCTTCCTGGAAGGCATAGCCCACGCTAAAGCGCTGGCCCAGCCCGCTCAGATGGGTGGCCAGGCGCCAGGGTCCCTCCTGGTATAGACCCCCAAGGCTAAGCCCTCCTCCTGCCCAAGCGGCGTAGCCCTGTAGGGGGCCCCAGGAGGCTTCCAGGCGGTAGACCCCTGGATAGGCCCGTAGGCCCAAGGCGAAATCCTCCCCGTAGAAGACGGCCTCGCCGGCAAGGCCCTCCGCCCTCAGGTTCAGGCCGGTGGACAGGCGCACATAGTCGGAGAGGGCACCTCCTAGGGAGAGGCCCAGAGCGTATCCCCAGCCTCCTGACCCGTACCTGGCGGTTAGGCCGAACCGGTAAAGGAGGGCCTGCCGGGAGAGGGACTCGGCCCCGGCAAAGGGCCGGATGACGGTTTCCACCACCCCGTAGGCCCGCACCTTGGGGTCCAGGCCGGAGTAGGCGAAGACCGTGGCCGTGTCGCGATTGCGTCCGGTGAGGCGCAGTTCCAAGGCAACCTCCTTAGCTTCCCCGGGGTCCAGCTCCAGGACCTCTTGGGAAAGCCGGTAGGGAAGGAGGCTTCGCACCTCGAGGCGCACCTTATCCCTGGCGTTTCCTGCATTGCGCACGCTGAGGGCATACCGAAGGCTTTCCCCTTCCACCCCTTCCATCCCTGGGGGAACCTTCAGCTCCACGCTGGCCCGCACGGGGATGCGCACCCGCACCGTGCGGGTTTCCCGGGCATCCCTAAGGACCAGGAGGTGTTCCCCGGCCAAGGCCTCGGGCCCCACCAAGAAGTTCAGGACCCCTTCCCCCTCGACCTCCTGGGAAAGGGGGACGAGCCCCTTGGGCACCTCCACCGCCGCCACGGTTCCTTCCCCCCGTATGGGCACGCTGAGGAAGCCTCCCGGCTGGGCCTCCAAGGTCTCGGGGGCCTCGAGGGCCAGCCCTAAGGCCAGGAAAAAGGGGAGAAGGACCAGGCCCCGCATGGCCTAAAGCCGGCTTAGGGTGAAGAGGAGGCTTCCCCGGTAGACCCCGGGTACCTCCTGCCCCGTGAGCACCAGTCGGAACTCCAGAACGTAGCTTTGGTACCCGGCCGTGGGCCCGCTTCCCGTGAGCAGGATGATCTTGGGACCCAAGGGGATCCAAGGACCCCCGTTCAGGCGGTACTCCACCTGGCTAGAGGGGATCTGGACTCCGCCTTCAGCGAGAAGAGGGGTTGCCTCCACCTCCACGGCAAAACCCCCCTCGAGGTTGGTGAAGAGCCTAAGGGTTAAGGGTCCTGGGGGGGCGGTGGGGGCGTAGGCGTAGGGGAAGCTGGGCGGGGGAAAAGGGCTTTGCGTGAGGTCAAAGACCACTTCCTCGGCGCTCAGGGAGAGGCTGGTGCCCTCCGGCAGGTTGACCCCGATGGGCACCTGGGCCAGGGCCAAGGCCAGAAGGGGGAACAGGGCCAGGAATCGCATCACCTCACCTCGATCCGTCCTTCCCCGGCGATGAGGTTGGGGCTTCCGTAGTCCAGGACCGCCAACACCAGGTAGCGCCCCGCCGGGAGGGGTTTGTCCAAGGGAGCGGGGAGCTCGTGGGTGGCCCCAGGAAGGCTGGCGGTTTCCGGAACCTCCCCCTGGGCTAAGGGCCGACCCTGGGGGTCCCGCACCTCCACCCGGCCCTTTAGGCGAAGGAGGCCGGTGCCCGTGTTCTGGAAGACCAGGCGCACCTGGGCGGGGGCCTCGCGGCTTGGCGGCAGGTAGCGGAAGCCCTGGATGCGCCCCGAACGGCTCACCTGCCCCACCTCCACGTAAACCACGTGTCCCACCCGGGTCTTGACCCGGATGCCCAGCCCCTCCCCACCCTGGCGGCTTCCCGCCGGGGCCGACTCGAAGAAGATGATGCCCCAGTAGGTGCCTGCCTGGATTCCCTGGGGCACCTGCACCGTGTAGCGCACCTCCTGGCTGGCCTGGGGCTGGAGGAGGAAGGCCAAGGGACTTACGGAAAGCCAGCGGCTCAAGGAGCGGGGGTGGGCTCCTGGGTCCAGGTAAAGGGGTCTGCCATCCGCCTGGAGGAGAACATCCTGCAACACCACCTCCACCTGCAGGGTGCCGCTCCGCCCCGGATGGTCCACCAGGATGCTCCCCGTGAGGCTGGTTCCTGGGGTGGCGGGGTAGAGGGCCCTAGGGGGGCTTACCCCTACTCCGGTTTGGGCTTGGGCCGCACCCAAGAGGATCAGAAGGGGAAGGAGTTTTCTCATGTCACCATTCTAGGGAAAAAGGGGCTACCCCCAGGAAGCCTGGGGGCAGCCCTGGGGCCTAGAGGGCCGCAAGCTGGAAGAGGAAGTTGAACTGGTAGGTGCCCGCCTCCTCGGAGCCATCAAACCAGAAGGCCTCGATGATCTCGTCGTCCAGCCAGCCGGGAAGGCGCTGGCCCAAGACCTTGAGGAGTTCCAGGGGGGTGCCGTCGTCCACCCCGTTGAACTGGACGAACTTGGTGTGGTTAATGTCAGGAGCGTTATCCACCACCCCGCCCTGGCCGTAGTCGGGCCCGCCCTGGGTCCGGGTCACCTTGAGGTCCAGCTCGCACCCATCCCCGTTGTTGCAGAACTTCTGGAGCACCTTCTGGTTAAGGCAGATGATGGTGCCCTTCTCGCCCTCGTCGATCTGGCCATTGCCGTTCAGGTCCTTGATGGCGGGGTAGGTGTCGATGGGCTGGAAGTTGCCGGCCAAGGCATCGTTGATGGCGTCTTCCAGGCTGCCTTGGTAGCCCTTGGGCACCAGGTAGCACCCTTCGCCGTTTTGCCCGGGAACGGGGTTATTGAGGTCCACGACCCATTCGTCCTCCGTGAGGTGCAGGGCCACCCGCTGGGGGATGGTGAGGTTGATGCGCTCGGTGACGGTGGCCTCCTGGTCGCCCACGTTCCACTCCTCGCCACCGTTGGCCAAGGCCAGGGCCAAGAGCCCGCTAAGCGCTAAAAGGACAAGCTTCCGCATGGCCTACCTCCTTTAGAGACCCGCCAGGGTGAAGGTCACGTCGATGGTGTAGGTGCCGTCCAGCTCCGAGCCGTCAAACCAGAAGCCCTCCACGATCAGGTCGTCCAGCCAGCCGCCCGTGGGGCCAGTGCCCTGGGCCACCATCACGGGTCCATAGGGCAGGCTGTTGGTGGCAAAGCCGCCCATGGGCACCTGGTTGATGAGATCCGCCAGGCCGAAGTAGCCAAAGCCGCTGGCGGGAGTCCCGGTCACGGAAACGCTCAGCTGCCAACCATCGGGGTCGTTGGAGAACTTCTGCAGGATTTTGTGGTTCACGCAGATGAGGGTCCCCTTTTCCTCGTCGGAAAGCTTCCCGTCCCCGTCATAGTCCTTGGCCGCCGGGTAGGCGCCGATGGGGCGGAAGATGCCACCCTGTAGGGCGTAGTTGATGAGGTCGTTCGGGGTCCTCACCGCCTTGGGGACCAGGTAGCATCCCTCCTCAGGGGGTTGGGGATTATTGGGATCGAAGACATAAGGGGAGGGAGCCTCAGGGGGGTTATTGAGATCCAGGTTCCACTCGTCCTCGGTGAGGTGCAGGGCGTAGCGCGGGGGGATGATGACCTTCACCTTCTCCTTCACCGCCGCCTGGTCGTGGTTATCGTCCCAAAGCTCTTCCACGTTCCCGTCCAGGTCGCCTTCCGAGGGGAAGTTCACTTGGGCGTAGCCCACCGCCAGGGCCAGGGCCAGTGCCGCGATCATCCACTTCTTCATGGTTACCTCCTTTACTGCCGAAAGAACCTAAAAGCCTTGTGCCGAAAGCCTCCTAGAGAAGCGTGAGGGTGTAGACCAACCAACCCTCGTACTCCCCTGGCGTTTCGGAACCGTCCAGCCGGAGCTTGATCCCCAGGGTGACCGACTGCCAGCCCCCGGGATGGTCGGTGACCTCCTCCAGGAGTACCCCCCCATCGGGCCCCGAGGGAGCCGGGCAGATGTGGGAGGGCGGGCGGTCCCAGTCCGGGTGGTAGGCCAGGCACTTCCAGTGAGGGGTGGGGGGAAGGCCGCCCCTCCCGGTGAGGATGGAGTGCATGGCGAAATGGCTGGCGTCCAGGACCCTACCATCCGGGCTGATGGGTTCGGTCTCAAAGGCCACGGAAAGGGCCCAGTGCCGCCTTTGGGTGAAGACGTGAAGCCGCATGGAGGGGTGGGTGAAGTACTGGGGAAAGCGCTTGGATCCGGGGATCACCCGACCGTCCCCGTCCAGGAGGAGGGGAGGGTATGGGCGTCCATCCTCGTCCAAAAAGCGTCCATCCCCGCCGTAAAGGTCTACGCAATGGGCAGGCACAGGGCCTAGGGTGGCGCACCGAAGGTCAAAGACCACCACCGGATCCCGCAGGCAGAGGGTGGGGTCGCTGGGGTCCCGGGGACAATATGGGGGTTGGCTGGGGTTTCCCCCACCTCCCCTGCTGGCCCACAGGGGACCCGCCACCTTGCCCCCCACCGCCGGGGGTTCCAACACCAGGGCCGCGCGTTCCGGAATCCTGACTTCCAGCCGCACGGAGGCTTGGGGACCTGCTGCCCCCAGGATTAAGGGCAGGATCAGCCACGACCAAAGCCCAAGCCTCACCGTCCCACCTCCTTTCGCCCCAGAGGGTAGATAAGGGGGCATTAAGGGAACGTTAAGGGAGGATGTGCTTTTCTGACGTGGGTATGGTTTTGAGGCGTTAAGCTGGAGGCAGAGGGTAGGGAGGCTCTTAACGGTTTCTTAACGATGGGGTTAACGGGGTGGGAGGGATGAAGGTGCGGTTGCCCCTATACGGTCCTGCCCGGGCGGAAGGGCCCTTGGGTCCCCTTTCCCTACGCCGGAAGGCCTTGGGAATCCTCTACTACCTGGCCCTCGAGGGCCCCACCCGAAGGGAAAAGCTGGCGGACCTCCTTTGGGGCCATGGGGCTGCCCTGCAGAACCTGCGGGTGGAGCTCACCCACCTCCGCCAGCTTTTCGGAAAGGAGGCCTTTCGAGGCTCGGTCCTGGAGCTGCCCCCAGGGGTAGCCCTGGACCGCACGCCCGCGGGGGAGGAGGTGCTGGAGGGCCTCGAGGACCTTTCCCCTGCCTTTACCGACTGGGTGCAGATGCAGCGGGCCCGCCTTGGGGTGCCCCAGGAAGGCCTGCCCCTTCCCGAGAGGCTTACGGAGATACGCCCCCCTGCCTTGGTGGGCCTCATCGGTCCCCCGGGTTCAGGGCAGGCTGCCTTGGCGCGGAAGCTGGCGGAAACCCTGGGCCTCCCCTTCCGAGAGGGGCTTGGCCAAGGCCCAGGGGTCTTTTACCTGGCCGACCCCCTGCCGTCCCTAGACGAGGCCCTCAGGCTCCGCCCTCAGCCGGGGCAGGTCTTGGTGGTGGCCAGGAGCCGTTTCGGGGAGGACCCGGCCTTTCTCCTGGCCCTGAGGGCCCGCTTTCCCGCGGAGATCACCCGGGTTCTCCCCGTGCCCCGTCTGGGGTTTGCCGAGGCCCGAAACCTTTTCCTGCGCCATCTCCCCTTTAGGGAGGCAGCCCGCTATTACCTGGAAAGCGGGGGCCGGCCCGGGGTACTCCGAGAGCTTCTGGCCATGGGGGATTCCCAGGCCTTGCCCCAAAGGGTGCGGGCCATGGTGGCCCTCGAGGCCCGCCATCTTCCCCAACCTGCAAGGCAGGCCCTGGAGGTGCTGGCCCTTCACCCAGGAACTTTCCCAAGCGCCCTGGCCGAGGCTTTGGGGTTTGGGGGGTATTTGGGGGAGCTGGAGCGCAGGGGTTGGCTTCACTTCCTTGAAGGCCGTTACGGGTTCACCGAGCCCCAGTTCCGCCGGTACCTTTGCGCTTCCATCTCCCAGGGGGAAAGGGTCCGCCTTCACCTCCAGCTGGCCCAAGCCTTTCGGGAGCTTGGGGATTTGGTGGCTGAGGCCTTTCACCTAAGCCGTGCTGGGGAGCCCGTGGAGCCGAGGGCCTTGCTACGGGGCTTGAGGGAGTGGCGACGGGTGAGCGCGGATCCCCAGTTCCCCTGGTCGGAATTCCCCCCGCCCAACGTGCTCCTGGGCTTGGGTCCCTCGGTGCCTTTGGAGGCTCCGGAGGTGTTCTCCCTGGTCTCCCTGGGCGGGGAGCCCGTGGAGGTGCCCCTGGTGCTACCTGAGCCTATGGTGGTCAGGTTGGAGGGACAGGTGTACCAGGAACTGCCTCTGGGCCTCGGCCCCGATGCCATGTCCTTTCCCTTGCGCCTTCTAGGGGAGGAACGGAGCCTTTACTTCCTCCCCACCCCCTCGGGGAGTAGCCTCTTTTGGGGGACGGTCCTTCCGGAAAACCCCTTGGACTACCTTCTTCTTATGCTCCCCGGTGTGTACCGCTTAGGGCTTGGGGTGCGGGGGCTGGCGGAGTTGAAGCTCAGGGCCTACCGGCCCGCACCGGGGACCTTGCGGGTGCTGGCCCCCTTGGGCCAGACCGTGGAGGTTTAGGCTCCGGCGCCCGGTTGGGGCCGGTCGGCGGGGGGCACGGGGGGTGGGGCGGGGGGCAGGAGGAGGAGCCTGAGCACCTCCCCCACCTCTTCCACGAAGGTGATCTCCAGATCCTTGAGGATCTCCTCGGGGACCTCTTTGAGCTCGGGCTGGTTCTCCTTGGGCAGGATTACCCGGTAGATGCCCGCCTGGTGGGCGGCCAGCAGTTTTTCCTTGACCCCGCCGATGGCCAGCACCTTGCCCCTAAGGGTGATCTCCCCGGTCATGGCGATGTCCAGGCGCACGGGGCGGCCCGTGAGGGCGCTGGCCAAGGCGGTGGCCATGGTGATGCCCGCGGAGGGGCCGTCTTTGGGGGTGGCTCCTTCGGGGACGTGGATGTGCAGGTCGTATTCCTTGTGGAAGCCCTCGGGCAAGCCCCACTCCTCCCGGTGGGCCCGCAGGTAGGTGAGGGCGGCGTGGGCGGATTCCTTCATCACCTCCCCCAGGTTGCCGGTGAGGTTCACCTTGCCCGTGCCCGGCACGGCCACGGCCTCGATGGTGAGGAGGGCACCGCCATAGGGGGTCCAGGCCAGGCCCTGGGCCACCCCCACCTGGGGGGCCTTCTCGGCCCGGTCCGGGCGGTACCTGGGTACCCCCAGGTAGGCCTCGAGGTCCTGGGCATCCACCACCCGCACCCCTTCCCAGGGGCTTTCCAGGTAGTCCTTGGCCGCCTTGCGGGCCACCTTGGAGAGCTCCCGGTCCAGGTTCCTTACCCCGGCCTCCCGGGTGTATTCCTGCACGATGCGGTCGATGGCCCGGTCGGTGATCTCCAGCTTGCCCTCGAGGCCCGCCTCCTTCACCTGGAAGGGCCAGCGGAAGTGGCGGGCGATGGCCCGCTTTTCCGGCAGGGTGTAGCCGGGGATCTCAATGACCTCCATGCGGTCCAGAAGGGGTTTGGGAATGGTGCTTAGGGTGTTGGCGGTGGTGATGAAGAACACCTTGGAGAGGTCGTAGGGAACGTCCAGGTAATGGTCGGTGAAGGTGTGGTTCTGCTCGGGGTCCAGGACCTCCAGAAGGGCCGAGGCTGGGTCCCCCCGCCAGTCGGAGGAAAGCTTGTCTATTTCGTCCAGGAGAAAGACGGGGTTCACCACCCCCACCTGCTTCATGCCCTGGATGATCTTTCCGGGAAGCGCTCCGATATAGGTGCGCCGGTGGCCCCGGATCTCCGCCTCGTCCCGCACCCCGCCCAGGGAGATGCGGTGGAACTTGCGGTTCATGCTCCGGGCGATGCTCTTGCCCAAGGACGTCTTGCCCACCCCTGGGGGTCCCACGAAGCAGAGGATGGGGGCGTGGCCCCTGACCTCCTTTTCCTTGGTCAGCTGCCGCACCGCCAGGTACTCCAGGATGCGCTCCTTCACGTCCTTGAGGCCGTAGTGGTCCTCGTCCAGGACCCGCTTGGTGACGGCGATGTCCAAGACCTCGGGGTCGGCCTCGGTCCAAGGGACATCCAAGAGCCAGTCCAGGTAGGTGCGGCTTACCGTGGCCTCGGGGGAGCCGGGTTGCATGCGCTCCAGGCGCTTGAGCTCCTTGAGGGCCTTTTCCTTGACGCCCTCGGGCATGCCCTTTTTCTCGATGCGCTCCCGGAGCTCCTCTATCTCGCTCAGGAAGTCCTCCCCGCCCCCCAGCTCCTTCTGGATGGCCTTCATCTGCTCCCGGAGGTAGTACTCCCTTTGGTTCTGGTCCATCTGCTCCTTGACCCGGGCGGCGATCTTCTTGTCCAGCTCAAAGCGCTCCAGATCGCGAAGAAGGAGGGCCAGGACCTTTTTAAGCCTCTCCTCCACCTCCGGGGTCTCCAGGATTTCCTGCTTTTCCTCGAGGCCCCAGGTGGCGTGGTGGGTGACCAGGTCCGCCAGGATGGCGGGGTCCAGGGTGCTCTTGACCGCTTCCTGTTGGTACCGGTCCAGGCGCAGGGTCTTGTGGTTTTGCAGGTAGCGTTCAAAGGCCTCCTGCACCTCGTTCACCAGGACCCGGGCCAGGCTTGGGTCCTG is a window of Thermus neutrinimicus DNA encoding:
- a CDS encoding P pilus assembly protein, chaperone PapD, which translates into the protein MRKLLPLLILLGAAQAQTGVGVSPPRALYPATPGTSLTGSILVDHPGRSGTLQVEVVLQDVLLQADGRPLYLDPGAHPRSLSRWLSVSPLAFLLQPQASQEVRYTVQVPQGIQAGTYWGIIFFESAPAGSRQGGEGLGIRVKTRVGHVVYVEVGQVSRSGRIQGFRYLPPSREAPAQVRLVFQNTGTGLLRLKGRVEVRDPQGRPLAQGEVPETASLPGATHELPAPLDKPLPAGRYLVLAVLDYGSPNLIAGEGRIEVR
- the lon gene encoding endopeptidase La, which codes for MKDVLRLELPVLPLRNTVILPHTTTGVDVGRPKSKRAVEEALNADRYIFLVTQKDPEVDDPTPEDLFGVGTLAVVKQAMRLPDGTLQVMVEARNRARLVSHVAAPYLRAVGEVLPEPPLQDPSLARVLVNEVQEAFERYLQNHKTLRLDRYQQEAVKSTLDPAILADLVTHHATWGLEEKQEILETPEVEERLKKVLALLLRDLERFELDKKIAARVKEQMDQNQREYYLREQMKAIQKELGGGEDFLSEIEELRERIEKKGMPEGVKEKALKELKRLERMQPGSPEATVSRTYLDWLLDVPWTEADPEVLDIAVTKRVLDEDHYGLKDVKERILEYLAVRQLTKEKEVRGHAPILCFVGPPGVGKTSLGKSIARSMNRKFHRISLGGVRDEAEIRGHRRTYIGALPGKIIQGMKQVGVVNPVFLLDEIDKLSSDWRGDPASALLEVLDPEQNHTFTDHYLDVPYDLSKVFFITTANTLSTIPKPLLDRMEVIEIPGYTLPEKRAIARHFRWPFQVKEAGLEGKLEITDRAIDRIVQEYTREAGVRNLDRELSKVARKAAKDYLESPWEGVRVVDAQDLEAYLGVPRYRPDRAEKAPQVGVAQGLAWTPYGGALLTIEAVAVPGTGKVNLTGNLGEVMKESAHAALTYLRAHREEWGLPEGFHKEYDLHIHVPEGATPKDGPSAGITMATALASALTGRPVRLDIAMTGEITLRGKVLAIGGVKEKLLAAHQAGIYRVILPKENQPELKEVPEEILKDLEITFVEEVGEVLRLLLLPPAPPPVPPADRPQPGAGA